The following are from one region of the Gossypium hirsutum isolate 1008001.06 chromosome D03, Gossypium_hirsutum_v2.1, whole genome shotgun sequence genome:
- the LOC107928739 gene encoding GDP-mannose transporter GONST2 — protein sequence MSSIKLDEVVCRDSEESELSSWNEKATSDEKVNRVYEILNGIHKQGQRSLGSITPNVENGTLTDRLFKGNKAAIGDSFNLPFDRSEKHAHVIGRRSGPLISGTAYCISSCSMILLNKVVLSSYNFNAGISLMFYQNLISCVVVAILGLCGAVSVEKLNWKLIRVWLPVNIIFVGMLVSGMYSLKYINIAMVTILKNMTNILTAIGEYYVFRKHQNQKVWTAMFMMIISAVSGGITDLSFDAKGYTWQILNCILTAAYSLTLRLVMDKAKQATKSGSLNNMSMVLLNNLLSLPFAIFLIFVLNEWEYVITTNVIKLPLFWVVATASGLLGLAISFTSMWFLHQTGPTTYSLVGSLNKVPISIAGLMLFKVPLSVPNMFSILFGLFAGILFARAKMS from the exons ATGTCGAGTATCAAATTAGATGAGGTTGTTTGCCGTGATTCTGAGGAATCAGAATTAAGCTCTTGGAATGAGAAAGCGACTTCAGATGAAAAGGTTAATAGAGTATATGAGATCCTAAATGGCATCCATAAGCAAGGGCAGAGGTCACTTGGCAGTATCACCCCAAATGTTGAGAATGGAACACTGACTGATAG GTTATTTAAAGGGAATAAAGCAGCAATTGGTGACAGTTTCAATCTTCCATTTGATCGGAGTGAAAAACATGCACATGTAATTGGAAGAAGATCTGGACCTCTTATATCCGGAACAGCATACTGCATTTCTTCGTGCAGCATGATATTACTGAATAAAGTTGTTCTCTCAAGTTATAATTTTAATGCAGGAATATCATTGATGTTTTATCAG AATCTGATAAGTTGTGTAGTTGTTGCCATATTGGGACTGTGTGGAGCAGTTTCAGTCGAAAAGCTGAATTGGAAGCTGATCAGGGTTTGGCTCCCTGTAAATATAATCTTTGTTGGCATGCTTGTGTCGGGAATGTATAG TTTGAAATACATAAATATAGCAATGGTGACCATCCTAAAGAACATGACGAATATTTTAACAGCAATTGGAGAATATTATGTTTTCCGAAAGCATCAAAATCAGAAAGTGTGGACGGCAATGTTTATGATG ATTATCTCTGCTGTCAGTGGTGGTATTACAGATCTCTCATTTGATGCCAAAGGGTATACATGGCAGATTTTGAATTGCATCTTAACAGCTGCCTATTCG CTTACTTTGCGGCTTGTCATGGATAAAGCTAAGCAGGCAACCAAATCAGGATCACTTAATAACATGTCCATGGTTTTACTGAATAATTTGTTGTCTCTGCCCTTTGCAATCTTCTTGATTTTCGTTTTGAATGAATGGGAATATGTAATAACTAC CAATGTGATTAAATTGCCACTGTTTTGGGTTGTTGCAACAGCTAGTGGGTTGCTTGGACTTGCCATTAGCTTCACATCCATGTGGTTTTTGCATCAAACTGGACCAACCACTTACAG TCTTGTAGGTTCCTTGAACAAGGTTCCCATCTCTATAGCCGGACTCATGCTGTTCAAAGTTCCACTCAGTGTACCAAACATGTTCAGCATACTTTTTG GTTTATTTGCTGGAATATTGTTTGCCAGAGCCAAAATGTCATGA